One part of the Microlunatus elymi genome encodes these proteins:
- a CDS encoding (Fe-S)-binding protein → MKVSLFVTCLADTLFPDVGKATVTLLERLGCEVGFPVEQTCCGQMHMNTGYARPAGDMVRGFADTFADAEAVVVPSGSCTGMLREYGQSVAPGVHLPPVYELTEFLVDVLGVTDVGASFPHSVTYHPTCHSLRLIGVGDRPYRLLEAVKGIELRELPEAEQCCGFGGTFALKNADTSSAMGEDKIKNVIKTGAEVVCTSDSSCMMNIGGFASRHKTGIRSMHLAEILASQE, encoded by the coding sequence GTGAAGGTGTCGTTGTTCGTCACCTGCCTGGCCGACACGCTGTTTCCCGACGTCGGCAAGGCCACGGTCACCCTGCTGGAGCGGCTGGGATGCGAGGTCGGATTCCCGGTCGAGCAGACCTGTTGCGGTCAGATGCACATGAACACCGGCTACGCCCGACCGGCCGGCGACATGGTGCGCGGCTTCGCCGACACGTTCGCCGACGCCGAAGCCGTCGTCGTCCCTTCGGGATCCTGCACCGGAATGTTGCGCGAGTACGGTCAGAGCGTCGCTCCCGGCGTCCACCTCCCACCGGTGTACGAGTTGACCGAGTTCCTGGTCGACGTGCTCGGCGTCACCGACGTCGGAGCCTCGTTCCCGCACAGCGTCACCTATCACCCCACCTGCCACTCGCTGCGACTGATCGGCGTCGGCGACCGCCCCTACCGGCTGCTCGAGGCGGTCAAGGGCATCGAGCTGCGCGAACTGCCCGAGGCCGAGCAGTGTTGCGGCTTCGGCGGCACCTTCGCACTGAAGAACGCCGACACCTCCTCGGCGATGGGCGAGGACAAGATCAAGAACGTGATCAAGACCGGCGCCGAGGTGGTCTGCACCTCCGACTCCTCTTGCATGATGAACATCGGTGGCTTCGCCAGCCGGCACAAGACCGGGATCCGGTCCATGCACCTGGCCGAGATCCTCGCCAGTCAGGAGTGA
- a CDS encoding FmdB family zinc ribbon protein: MPTYQYRCSECGQDLEVVQKFSDAALTECPNCHGQLRKVYNAVGVVFKGSGFYSTDNRSGSKAGTATATSDSGSSSKSDSASNGSSSNGSSSSGSKESSSKAAPAKAAAG; this comes from the coding sequence ATGCCGACCTACCAATACCGTTGCTCCGAGTGCGGCCAGGACCTGGAAGTGGTCCAGAAGTTCAGCGACGCCGCGCTCACCGAGTGCCCGAACTGCCACGGCCAGCTGCGCAAGGTCTACAACGCGGTCGGCGTGGTCTTCAAGGGATCCGGCTTCTACAGCACCGACAATCGCAGTGGTTCCAAGGCGGGCACGGCCACCGCGACCAGCGATTCGGGCAGCAGCAGCAAGTCCGACTCCGCCAGCAACGGATCGTCGTCCAACGGTTCGTCCTCGTCGGGTTCGAAGGAATCCAGCAGCAAGGCGGCACCGGCGAAGGCTGCCGCCGGCTGA
- a CDS encoding lactate utilization protein B: MTSQQVGLHPKPGEAFLGMPTFTKAAHIALADDQLRRNLGHATHTIRDKRKRVVGELEDWQDLRSTAAAIKDNTLANLDRHLEQFEAAATAAGATVHWAADAAEACKIGIEIAQRHRATDVIKVKSMATQEIGLNEELEKNGIHAWETDLAELIVQLGGDTPSHFLVPAIHRNRDEIRQIFADKMGEVGRPAPADLTDEPRRLAEAARLHLREKFLAGKVAFSGANFAIAETGTLVVLESEGNGRMCLTLPDVLVSVVGIEKLLPTFADLEVFLQVLPRSSTAERMNPYTTMWTGVTEGDGPQEVHIILLDNGRTRALADTTGRQALRCIRCSACLNVCPVYERVGGHAYGSVYPGPIGAILNPLLHGVSEPHDAALPYASSLCGACYEACPVKIDIPSVLVEQRAEVIEDRAERGGPNAEALAMRIAAWTFADHRRLERAQRLAGRVGPAAKYVRRLPGMLGGWTQSRDLPPVPRESFHQWWERTRAAGKEGGR, encoded by the coding sequence ATGACCAGCCAGCAGGTAGGGCTACATCCCAAGCCGGGTGAGGCATTCCTGGGCATGCCGACCTTCACCAAGGCCGCCCACATCGCGCTCGCCGATGATCAACTTCGACGCAACCTCGGTCACGCCACCCACACCATCCGGGACAAACGCAAGCGGGTGGTCGGCGAGCTGGAGGACTGGCAGGACCTTCGCAGCACGGCCGCGGCGATCAAGGACAACACGCTCGCCAATCTCGATCGGCACCTGGAGCAGTTCGAGGCCGCCGCCACCGCGGCCGGCGCCACCGTGCACTGGGCCGCCGATGCTGCCGAGGCCTGCAAGATCGGGATCGAGATCGCTCAGCGCCACCGGGCCACCGACGTGATCAAGGTGAAGTCGATGGCCACCCAGGAGATCGGGCTCAACGAGGAGCTGGAGAAGAACGGCATCCACGCCTGGGAGACCGATCTGGCCGAGCTGATCGTCCAGCTCGGCGGCGACACCCCCAGCCACTTCCTGGTGCCGGCGATCCACCGCAACCGGGACGAGATCCGGCAGATCTTCGCCGACAAGATGGGTGAGGTCGGCCGACCCGCACCGGCCGACCTGACCGACGAGCCGCGCCGCCTGGCCGAGGCCGCCCGGCTGCATCTGCGGGAGAAGTTCCTGGCAGGAAAGGTGGCCTTCTCCGGCGCCAACTTCGCCATCGCCGAGACCGGCACCCTGGTCGTGCTGGAGTCCGAGGGCAACGGCCGGATGTGTCTGACCCTGCCGGACGTGCTGGTCTCGGTGGTCGGGATCGAGAAGCTACTGCCGACGTTCGCCGATCTCGAGGTGTTCCTGCAGGTGCTGCCCCGGTCGTCGACCGCGGAGCGGATGAACCCGTACACCACGATGTGGACCGGCGTGACTGAGGGCGACGGACCGCAGGAGGTGCACATCATCCTGCTGGACAACGGCCGCACCCGGGCGCTGGCCGACACCACCGGCCGGCAGGCGCTGCGTTGCATCCGCTGCTCGGCCTGCCTGAACGTGTGTCCGGTGTACGAGCGGGTCGGCGGCCACGCCTACGGCTCGGTCTACCCCGGCCCGATCGGTGCGATCCTGAATCCCTTGCTGCACGGGGTTTCCGAGCCGCACGACGCCGCGCTCCCCTACGCGTCCAGCCTGTGCGGTGCCTGCTACGAGGCCTGCCCGGTCAAGATCGACATCCCCTCGGTGCTGGTCGAGCAACGGGCCGAGGTGATCGAGGATCGTGCCGAGCGCGGCGGTCCGAACGCCGAGGCGCTGGCGATGCGGATCGCGGCCTGGACGTTTGCCGATCATCGCCGGCTGGAGCGTGCGCAACGGCTGGCCGGCCGGGTCGGCCCGGCCGCAAAGTACGTACGGCGGCTGCCCGGCATGCTGGGCGGCTGGACGCAGAGCCGGGACCTCCCGCCGGTCCCGAGGGAGTCCTTCCACCAGTGGTGGGAACGGACCCGAGCCGCAGGCAAGGAGGGCGGCCGATGA
- a CDS encoding type II toxin-antitoxin system VapB family antitoxin, with product MRTNIEIDDRLMAAAQAAAGTSTKKETVERGLELLVRLGAQSDIRELRGKLVWTGDLDQMRTDVAS from the coding sequence GTGCGAACCAACATCGAGATTGACGACCGGCTGATGGCGGCCGCTCAGGCTGCCGCCGGCACGTCGACCAAGAAGGAAACCGTCGAGCGCGGACTCGAGCTGCTGGTGCGTCTCGGTGCACAGTCGGACATTCGAGAGCTCAGGGGCAAGCTCGTCTGGACCGGTGATCTTGACCAGATGCGCACCGACGTCGCGTCGTGA
- a CDS encoding aminotransferase class V-fold PLP-dependent enzyme, with product MSVASLSRPTQHDAADLEPACPSAQLPTLGRRLDAFGPLAGVSGSELEVPLIDGRTVRYANLDYAASAPALDAVIEDQQRILPYYASVHRGAGYASAVSTALYEQSRATVADFVGARGDDLTIFTRNTTDALNLLASAVPDGAEVVCLDIEHHANLLPWQGLGATIVPAAATLAQTLDDLGRVLDETGAGLLAITGASNVTGEVLPLRRLADLAHRHGARIAVDGAQFVPHRKINIAELGVDYLAFSGHKIYAPFGSGALIGRADWLDAAEPYLAGGGAVRKVTVEHTNWATGEARHEGGTPNVLGAAALAAACTAITEIGDDHLRRHEWRLRTRLLSRLAALREVRVLNIWPDCTDAVGVVGFTVTGYDAGLVAAYLSAEHGIGVRDGAFCAHPLAARLDIAGGALRASFGLGSGSDDVDRLLAALRSLINNGPRWAYELVDGRHQPVADARPKPSWLRSLDSAPNPCQA from the coding sequence ATGTCGGTCGCCAGCCTGTCCCGTCCCACCCAGCACGATGCCGCCGACCTGGAGCCTGCCTGTCCGAGCGCGCAGCTCCCGACCCTCGGCAGACGGCTGGATGCGTTCGGCCCACTGGCCGGGGTCAGCGGGTCCGAACTCGAGGTGCCGCTGATCGACGGCCGGACCGTCCGCTACGCCAACCTCGACTACGCCGCCAGCGCCCCGGCCCTGGACGCGGTGATCGAAGATCAACAGCGGATCCTGCCCTACTACGCCTCCGTGCATCGCGGCGCCGGGTATGCGTCCGCGGTCAGTACGGCGCTGTACGAGCAGTCCCGCGCGACCGTTGCCGACTTCGTCGGGGCTCGCGGCGATGACCTGACGATCTTCACCCGGAACACCACCGATGCGCTCAACCTGCTGGCAAGCGCAGTGCCGGACGGTGCCGAGGTGGTCTGCCTGGACATCGAGCATCACGCGAATCTGCTGCCCTGGCAGGGATTGGGTGCCACGATCGTGCCGGCCGCCGCGACGCTGGCGCAGACCCTGGATGATCTTGGTCGGGTGCTGGACGAGACCGGCGCAGGACTGCTGGCGATCACCGGAGCTTCCAACGTGACCGGTGAGGTGCTGCCGCTGCGCCGGCTTGCTGATCTTGCTCATCGGCACGGCGCCCGGATCGCGGTGGACGGCGCTCAGTTCGTACCGCACCGCAAGATCAACATCGCCGAGCTGGGCGTGGACTACCTCGCCTTCTCCGGACACAAGATCTATGCCCCGTTCGGATCCGGCGCGCTGATCGGACGCGCCGACTGGCTCGATGCCGCGGAGCCCTACCTGGCCGGCGGCGGCGCTGTCCGCAAGGTCACCGTCGAGCACACCAACTGGGCGACGGGTGAGGCGCGGCACGAGGGCGGCACACCCAACGTGCTCGGCGCCGCTGCACTCGCCGCAGCCTGCACCGCGATCACCGAGATCGGCGACGATCATCTGCGCCGGCACGAGTGGCGGCTGCGGACCCGGTTGCTGTCCCGGCTGGCCGCGCTGCGCGAGGTTCGGGTGCTGAACATCTGGCCGGACTGCACCGACGCGGTCGGCGTGGTCGGCTTCACCGTCACCGGGTACGACGCCGGTCTGGTCGCCGCCTACCTGTCGGCCGAGCACGGCATCGGCGTCCGCGACGGGGCCTTCTGTGCGCATCCGCTGGCCGCCCGCCTGGATATCGCGGGTGGCGCGCTGCGTGCCAGCTTCGGGCTCGGCAGCGGCTCGGACGACGTCGACCGACTGCTGGCCGCGCTGCGTTCGTTGATCAACAACGGCCCGCGCTGGGCGTACGAACTCGTCGACGGCCGGCACCAGCCGGTCGCCGACGCTCGGCCCAAGCCGTCCTGGCTGCGTTCCCTCGACAGCGCCCCGAATCCCTGCCAGGCTTGA
- a CDS encoding malonic semialdehyde reductase, producing the protein MTDTTNTSADLAEFEAEFAAQLALAPEAQDLLFRSARTANTFTDEPVSDEQLRAIYELIKYAPTAANSQPLRIVFLRSAEAKERLLPLLGEGNRAKTSAAPLVAILAADTDFHDELPKVFPHAGAAYREMYAGNDDARIGSARLSAALQVGYFILGVRAAGLAAGPMGGFDADAVSREFFPDGKHQALVIVNIGKPGENAYFERNPRLSFDEVASFI; encoded by the coding sequence ATGACGGACACCACCAACACCTCCGCGGACCTGGCCGAGTTCGAGGCCGAGTTCGCCGCACAGCTGGCGCTCGCCCCCGAGGCCCAGGACCTGCTCTTCCGCTCCGCCCGTACGGCGAACACGTTCACCGACGAGCCGGTCAGCGACGAGCAGCTGCGCGCCATCTACGAACTGATCAAGTACGCCCCGACCGCGGCCAACAGCCAGCCGCTGCGGATCGTCTTCCTGCGTTCGGCCGAGGCCAAGGAGCGGCTGCTCCCGCTGCTGGGCGAGGGCAACCGGGCCAAGACCTCGGCCGCCCCGCTGGTCGCGATCCTGGCCGCCGACACGGACTTCCACGACGAACTGCCGAAGGTGTTCCCGCACGCCGGTGCCGCCTACCGGGAGATGTACGCGGGCAACGACGACGCCCGGATCGGCAGCGCCCGGCTGAGCGCCGCCCTGCAGGTCGGCTACTTCATCCTCGGCGTCCGCGCCGCCGGCCTGGCCGCGGGTCCGATGGGCGGCTTCGACGCCGACGCGGTGAGCCGGGAGTTCTTCCCTGACGGCAAGCACCAGGCGCTGGTCATCGTCAACATCGGCAAGCCCGGCGAGAACGCCTACTTCGAGCGCAACCCGCGGCTGAGCTTCGACGAGGTCGCCAGCTTCATCTGA
- a CDS encoding toxin HicA, whose protein sequence is MKRRDLLDLIAEYAAENGLPYTELEGANHTKIRVGSKQATIRRHREVNELTARAILKQIGVTP, encoded by the coding sequence ATGAAGCGCAGGGACCTTCTGGACCTCATTGCCGAGTACGCAGCCGAGAACGGCCTGCCGTACACCGAATTGGAAGGTGCTAACCACACCAAGATCAGGGTCGGCAGTAAACAGGCGACGATCCGGCGTCACCGCGAGGTGAACGAGTTGACCGCTCGGGCCATCCTGAAGCAGATCGGAGTAACGCCATGA
- a CDS encoding LutC/YkgG family protein has protein sequence MSSREQVLAAVRGAIRDAAAPPIPRDYQRDLGMDSAGLIALFAERVGDYKADVEVIKRADVGRVIGNQLATRQIGSVVVPDDLDPGWLTTVTSKVIRDHADLSAVDLDQIDAVITGSAAAVALTGTIVLDGGRIQGRRAISLVPDTHVCVVDADDIVGTVPEVIGRLDPTRPLTWIAGPSATSDIELDRVEGVHGPRNLVVLITTS, from the coding sequence ATGAGCAGTCGAGAACAGGTGCTGGCGGCGGTTCGCGGCGCGATCCGGGACGCAGCAGCACCGCCGATCCCCCGCGACTATCAACGCGACCTCGGGATGGACTCGGCCGGGCTGATCGCGCTGTTCGCCGAGCGGGTCGGTGACTACAAGGCCGACGTGGAGGTGATCAAGCGAGCCGACGTCGGCCGGGTGATCGGCAATCAGCTGGCGACCCGGCAGATCGGCTCCGTGGTGGTCCCCGATGATCTTGATCCGGGTTGGCTGACAACCGTTACCAGCAAGGTGATCCGGGATCATGCGGACCTTTCCGCCGTTGATCTTGATCAGATCGACGCGGTGATCACTGGCAGCGCTGCTGCCGTCGCGTTGACCGGGACCATCGTGCTCGACGGCGGCCGGATCCAGGGCCGGCGAGCGATCAGCCTGGTGCCCGACACCCACGTCTGCGTGGTCGACGCCGACGACATCGTCGGCACCGTGCCCGAGGTGATCGGCCGGCTCGACCCGACCCGTCCGTTGACCTGGATCGCCGGCCCGAGCGCGACCAGCGACATCGAACTGGACCGGGTCGAGGGTGTGCACGGTCCCCGCAACCTTGTGGTGTTGATCACGACGTCGTGA
- the cpaB gene encoding Flp pilus assembly protein CpaB, with amino-acid sequence MARTSTSPLSEFTRLISWHRRKLAVLAAMGAAVAGISAATPEPPPSVSVVVASRQLSGGRQLTASDLSTVDLPESAVPSAALTDPAPLIGRTLVAPLSEGSVLTDLSVLGPRPDVRAGMVIAPLRISDAAVVGLLRVGDRVDVVASNPESDAGAKVIADQVRVVTIPKPAEDTSQLSPTSGDPQTLLLIEVTRDQATALADAAATSQLSVLLG; translated from the coding sequence ATGGCACGTACCTCAACCTCACCGCTGTCCGAATTCACCCGGCTGATCTCCTGGCACCGGCGCAAGCTGGCGGTGCTGGCCGCCATGGGCGCGGCCGTCGCCGGCATCAGCGCAGCCACACCCGAACCGCCGCCCAGCGTCAGCGTGGTGGTGGCGTCGCGCCAGTTGTCCGGCGGGCGGCAACTGACCGCCTCCGACCTGAGCACCGTGGATCTACCGGAGTCGGCGGTGCCGTCGGCTGCTCTCACCGACCCGGCGCCGCTGATCGGCCGCACCCTGGTCGCCCCACTCAGCGAAGGTTCGGTGCTGACCGACCTCAGCGTGCTCGGTCCCCGACCGGACGTCCGGGCCGGCATGGTGATCGCGCCGCTGCGAATCTCTGACGCCGCCGTCGTCGGGCTGCTGCGGGTCGGCGATCGCGTCGATGTGGTCGCGTCGAATCCGGAGTCCGACGCCGGCGCGAAGGTGATCGCCGATCAGGTCCGAGTGGTCACCATTCCCAAACCGGCCGAGGACACCAGCCAACTCTCTCCCACCAGCGGCGACCCGCAGACCCTGCTGCTGATCGAGGTCACCCGAGACCAGGCCACCGCGCTGGCCGACGCCGCCGCGACCAGCCAACTCAGCGTGCTGCTGGGTTGA
- a CDS encoding penicillin acylase family protein, translated as MRRVHRWMLFVIFVLVLIIGALSSLAVTTTRSSFPQADGELKLPGLRSRVEVIRNQYGVPDIYADNAEDLFLAQGFVHAQDRFWEMDFRRHITAGRLSELFGPSQLETDKTIRTMGWRQVAEQEVQLLSSSTRRYLDAYADGVNAYLRSQSPSELSLEYSVLGLTGLDYRPEPWTAVDTVSWLKAMAWDLSSNKDDEIERALLTPKYGADQVAELFPPYDLDQFQPIISRGAVRAGRFDPQARPASGRPPVADVETPDAQAALGRVARSLQSIPQLVGGGGADAGVGSNSWAVSGSRTTTGAAMLANDPHLATSIPSIFEQMGLHCRNLNAQCPFDVSGFTFSGMPGVIIGHNQQISWGLTTSYVDVQDLYLERVRGDQVRVGNDWQPLTIRTEEIKIKGQDEPYKITIRQSRHGPLMSDVDDQFHRVGAAEKPATAVALNWTALTPSRSMDAVFALDRATDFTGFRAAAKLLSSPSQNLLYADRQGNIGYQLPGAIPIRGRGEGSVPVPGWDRRYDWTGMIKFAELPYSYNPPSGYIVAANQPIVSADYPYPLSAGESYGWRSQQLIDRITAAGKIDPATAETFFADDRVRYADPLLPALLQVKITDRWVAEGQQVLRSWDRRASADSAGAAFFNVLMRDLLHQTFDDQLPADLQPSSGDRWYAVLAELITKPDDPWWDDVRTENVRETRDDMIIRAMTTARKDITAMMAEDSQQWRWGQLHRITLRHQAFGEVGGIDRLFNRGDYPAPGGPAIVNALSFDDRQGFAVTNGPAMRMLINWADVDDSRWINQSGNSGHAFQHNYDDQLPLWAANRMLPFRSEPASIRRAATSTLTLNPTS; from the coding sequence GTGCGTCGGGTGCATCGGTGGATGCTGTTCGTGATCTTCGTGCTGGTGTTGATCATCGGCGCGCTCTCCAGCCTGGCCGTGACCACAACCCGATCCTCCTTTCCGCAGGCCGACGGCGAGCTGAAGTTGCCGGGCCTGCGCTCGCGGGTCGAGGTGATCCGCAATCAGTACGGCGTGCCCGACATCTACGCCGACAACGCCGAGGACCTGTTCCTGGCGCAGGGCTTCGTCCATGCTCAGGATCGGTTCTGGGAGATGGACTTCCGCCGGCACATCACCGCCGGACGGCTGTCGGAGCTGTTCGGCCCCTCCCAGTTGGAGACCGACAAGACCATCCGGACGATGGGCTGGCGGCAGGTCGCCGAACAGGAGGTGCAGCTGCTGTCGTCGAGCACGCGGCGCTACCTGGACGCGTACGCCGACGGGGTGAACGCCTATCTGCGTAGCCAGTCGCCGAGCGAGCTGTCGCTGGAATACAGCGTGCTCGGGCTGACCGGGCTGGACTACCGGCCGGAGCCGTGGACCGCGGTCGACACCGTGTCCTGGTTGAAGGCGATGGCCTGGGATCTGAGCAGCAACAAGGACGACGAGATCGAACGTGCCCTGCTGACTCCCAAGTACGGCGCCGACCAGGTGGCCGAGCTGTTCCCGCCCTACGATCTTGATCAGTTCCAGCCGATCATCTCTCGGGGCGCGGTGCGGGCCGGACGGTTCGACCCACAGGCACGTCCGGCGTCCGGACGCCCGCCGGTCGCCGATGTCGAGACGCCGGACGCGCAGGCGGCGCTCGGCCGGGTGGCGAGGAGTCTGCAGTCGATCCCGCAGCTGGTCGGCGGCGGTGGCGCGGACGCGGGGGTCGGCTCGAACTCCTGGGCAGTCTCGGGATCCCGGACCACCACCGGGGCGGCGATGCTGGCCAACGACCCGCATCTGGCCACCTCGATCCCGTCAATCTTCGAGCAGATGGGTCTGCACTGCCGCAACCTGAATGCGCAGTGCCCGTTCGACGTCAGCGGCTTCACCTTCTCCGGCATGCCCGGCGTGATCATCGGCCACAACCAGCAGATCAGCTGGGGCCTGACCACCTCCTACGTCGACGTGCAGGATCTCTATCTGGAAAGGGTTCGCGGTGATCAGGTCCGAGTCGGCAACGACTGGCAGCCGCTGACGATCCGGACCGAGGAGATCAAGATCAAAGGGCAGGACGAGCCGTACAAGATCACCATCCGGCAGTCCCGGCACGGCCCGTTGATGTCGGACGTCGATGATCAATTCCACCGGGTCGGTGCGGCCGAGAAGCCCGCCACCGCAGTCGCTCTGAACTGGACCGCGCTGACGCCGTCAAGGTCGATGGACGCGGTGTTCGCGCTGGATCGAGCTACCGACTTCACCGGCTTCCGCGCCGCGGCGAAGCTGCTGTCGTCCCCGTCCCAGAACCTGCTCTACGCGGATCGGCAGGGCAACATCGGCTACCAACTGCCGGGCGCGATCCCGATCCGCGGCCGCGGCGAAGGCTCGGTGCCGGTGCCCGGCTGGGACCGGCGGTACGACTGGACCGGCATGATCAAGTTCGCTGAACTGCCGTACAGCTACAACCCGCCCAGCGGCTACATCGTCGCGGCCAACCAGCCGATCGTCAGCGCGGATTACCCCTACCCGCTGTCGGCCGGCGAGTCGTACGGCTGGCGGAGCCAGCAGCTGATCGATCGGATCACCGCGGCCGGCAAGATCGATCCCGCGACCGCCGAGACCTTCTTCGCCGACGACCGGGTGCGGTACGCCGACCCGCTGCTGCCGGCCCTGCTGCAGGTCAAGATCACCGATCGGTGGGTCGCCGAAGGCCAACAGGTATTGAGATCCTGGGATCGCCGAGCCTCGGCCGACTCGGCCGGCGCCGCCTTCTTCAACGTGCTGATGCGCGACCTGTTGCATCAGACCTTCGATGATCAACTCCCGGCCGACCTGCAGCCCAGCAGCGGAGATCGCTGGTACGCGGTGCTGGCGGAGTTGATCACGAAGCCGGACGACCCGTGGTGGGACGACGTCCGGACCGAGAACGTGCGGGAGACCCGTGACGACATGATCATCCGGGCGATGACGACGGCCCGCAAGGACATCACCGCCATGATGGCCGAGGATTCGCAGCAGTGGCGCTGGGGACAACTGCACCGGATCACCCTGCGACATCAGGCCTTCGGCGAGGTCGGCGGCATCGACCGACTCTTCAACCGCGGCGACTACCCGGCGCCCGGCGGTCCGGCGATCGTGAACGCCCTCTCCTTCGACGACCGGCAGGGGTTCGCCGTCACCAACGGGCCGGCGATGCGGATGTTGATCAACTGGGCCGATGTGGACGACAGCCGCTGGATCAACCAGAGCGGCAACTCCGGCCACGCCTTCCAGCACAACTACGATGATCAACTTCCGCTGTGGGCGGCCAATCGGATGCTGCCGTTCCGATCCGAACCGGCGAGCATTCGTCGGGCGGCGACCTCCACGCTGACCCTGAATCCGACCAGCTGA
- a CDS encoding mycothiol transferase, whose amino-acid sequence MSDIEALRALVSDAFSRVQELVDQITRDLSEAQATYRPDDHANSIAWLVWHASRVQDDHVADLAGVDQAWPAWREKFGLPFDDWATGYGQSAEEVGEVQVSGELLAGYYHDVQGLTGRYLGGLTEAELDRIVDDNWDPPVTASVRLVSVIGDITQHLGQAFYVKGLAQRAGIH is encoded by the coding sequence ATGAGCGACATCGAAGCTCTGCGCGCCCTGGTGAGCGACGCCTTCAGCCGTGTGCAGGAACTGGTTGATCAGATCACCCGGGATCTCAGCGAGGCGCAGGCGACCTATCGTCCCGATGATCACGCCAATTCCATTGCCTGGTTGGTCTGGCACGCGTCTCGGGTGCAGGACGACCATGTCGCCGACCTGGCCGGCGTCGATCAGGCCTGGCCGGCCTGGCGGGAGAAGTTCGGCCTGCCGTTCGACGACTGGGCGACCGGCTACGGCCAGAGCGCCGAGGAAGTCGGCGAGGTGCAGGTCAGCGGCGAACTGCTGGCCGGCTACTACCACGACGTGCAGGGGTTGACCGGTCGCTACTTGGGCGGTCTCACCGAGGCCGAGTTGGACCGGATCGTCGACGACAACTGGGATCCGCCGGTCACTGCATCAGTCCGGTTGGTCAGCGTGATCGGCGACATCACCCAGCACCTCGGCCAGGCCTTCTACGTCAAAGGTCTGGCCCAGCGCGCCGGCATCCACTGA
- the vapC gene encoding type II toxin-antitoxin system VapC family toxin produces MIIVDSSVWIDYFNGIVSRETDRLDALLSTELLAVGDLILAEVLQGFRSEADAERARAAMDSLTQFPMLGVEMALLSAANFRQLRRSGITVRKTIDVMIASFCIEHDHQLLFADRDFLPFVERLGLRPA; encoded by the coding sequence GTGATCATCGTCGACTCGAGCGTCTGGATCGACTACTTCAACGGCATCGTCAGCCGTGAAACCGATCGGCTGGATGCCCTGCTGTCGACTGAGTTGCTGGCGGTCGGCGATCTCATCTTGGCCGAAGTTCTGCAGGGCTTTCGATCCGAGGCCGATGCAGAACGGGCGCGGGCTGCGATGGATTCTCTGACGCAGTTTCCGATGCTCGGCGTCGAGATGGCGCTTCTGAGCGCGGCCAACTTTCGGCAGTTGAGACGGAGCGGAATCACCGTACGCAAGACGATCGACGTGATGATCGCTTCCTTCTGCATCGAGCACGACCATCAGTTGCTCTTTGCCGACCGTGACTTCCTGCCGTTCGTGGAGCGGCTCGGTCTCCGGCCGGCCTGA